One genomic window of Clostridioides sp. ES-S-0054-01 includes the following:
- a CDS encoding 4-(cytidine 5'-diphospho)-2-C-methyl-D-erythritol kinase produces the protein MDFIRLKSRAKINLSIDVLGKRQDGYHFVEMIMQTIDLYDIVKIKELDEDEVKVKSTSLDIPLDEDNIVYKAAKILKNKFYIKKGVEIFIEKNIPVAAGMAGGSSNAAAVLVGLNQLWELGLSEDELKEIGFNLGADVPFCISGRPALAQGVGEKLTNIKGLPCDINILICKPDLFVSTKEVYQGLDLNNIKKRPNNKYLIECLKSEDIKAVSESMVNILENVTISKHKEISDIKQVMMKNNALGSMMSGSGPTVFGLFKNKEDALIGKKELLKKYKQVYVVNSSQKGVEICGEFN, from the coding sequence ATGGATTTTATAAGACTAAAGAGTAGAGCAAAAATAAATTTATCCATTGATGTCTTAGGAAAAAGGCAAGACGGTTATCATTTTGTTGAAATGATAATGCAAACGATAGATTTATACGATATAGTAAAGATAAAAGAATTAGATGAAGATGAAGTAAAGGTAAAAAGCACTAGTTTAGATATTCCTTTAGATGAAGATAATATTGTTTATAAAGCTGCTAAAATACTTAAGAATAAATTTTATATAAAAAAAGGTGTAGAAATATTCATAGAAAAAAATATTCCTGTAGCAGCAGGAATGGCTGGAGGAAGTTCTAATGCAGCCGCAGTATTAGTAGGTCTAAATCAACTATGGGAACTTGGATTATCTGAAGATGAATTAAAAGAAATAGGATTTAATTTAGGAGCAGATGTTCCTTTTTGTATATCAGGAAGACCTGCTTTAGCTCAAGGTGTTGGAGAAAAGCTAACAAACATCAAAGGTTTACCATGTGATATAAATATATTAATATGCAAACCAGACTTATTCGTTTCTACTAAAGAAGTTTATCAAGGATTGGATTTGAATAATATTAAAAAAAGACCAAATAATAAATATTTGATAGAGTGTTTAAAATCTGAAGATATAAAAGCTGTATCAGAAAGCATGGTAAATATTCTTGAAAATGTTACTATAAGTAAACATAAAGAAATAAGTGATATAAAGCAAGTAATGATGAAAAATAATGCTTTAGGTTCTATGATGAGTGGAAGTGGTCCTACAGTTTTTGGACTATTCAAAAATAAAGAGGATGCTCTAATTGGAAAAAAAGAATTATTAAAAAAATATAAACAGGTGTATGTTGTTAATAGCAGTCAAAAAGGGGTTGAAATTTGTGGAGAATTTAACTAA
- a CDS encoding DUF3794 domain-containing protein, protein MELIKDVIKVDNRIDFGKFQTFIEAEAVVPDKKLDVYEIVKTEGYISLKKIEMADGKILCRGSFNYNVIYIADDKNTISNVDGKVDINEVIEKDNVVQDMEYMLFSEVEHMDCTIMNERKIKVGALMNIRGSLFEKQRLDIVKDVAQVEGIQKHRKEICFQDIVGIEKAESSIRDTITINTEEIQSIISLNPCVKVKESRVTDNKVIIGGVLEINPLACTYEGELVELDRVGIEFTQFVEVPGVSDGMTEEVLLSMSDFNHIFKQNSESNTGLLEIDCVVCCKVKVTDEVTREVLQDAYSPQKIIKFDHKPIQLNKTLRNSEETFMVREGIRNDNDDIQIKDIVSVCPTMSIENSYIEGNKSIIQGIIKVEILFVPVEGLKLVYKISEEIPFEHDIEMDNLTDTASVFNTACIDKVEVDLNRDQIDLIIKIKRFTEALDKKAENFIIKGEDQGVYDLSKAPSIIVYICKEGDTFWNIAKKYNTTENEIAELNDIKLDEPIKPGKCLILEKKVVLVD, encoded by the coding sequence ATGGAATTAATTAAAGATGTAATTAAGGTTGACAATAGAATAGACTTTGGAAAATTTCAAACATTCATCGAGGCGGAGGCAGTTGTACCAGACAAAAAATTAGATGTATATGAAATTGTAAAAACAGAAGGATACATATCACTTAAAAAAATTGAGATGGCAGATGGGAAGATACTTTGTAGAGGAAGTTTTAATTATAATGTAATCTATATTGCAGATGACAAAAATACTATTTCTAATGTAGACGGAAAAGTAGATATAAACGAGGTAATAGAAAAAGATAATGTTGTTCAAGATATGGAATACATGTTATTTTCAGAAGTAGAGCATATGGATTGTACTATAATGAATGAGAGAAAAATTAAAGTAGGAGCTCTTATGAATATAAGAGGTAGTTTGTTTGAAAAGCAAAGATTAGACATTGTAAAAGATGTGGCACAGGTAGAAGGCATACAAAAACACAGAAAAGAAATCTGTTTTCAAGATATAGTTGGAATAGAAAAAGCAGAAAGTTCTATAAGAGATACTATAACTATAAACACAGAAGAAATTCAATCTATAATAAGTTTGAATCCATGTGTTAAAGTAAAAGAAAGTAGAGTAACTGACAATAAAGTTATTATTGGTGGAGTATTAGAAATAAATCCATTAGCTTGTACATATGAGGGTGAACTTGTAGAGTTGGATAGAGTAGGTATTGAGTTTACTCAATTTGTAGAAGTTCCGGGAGTTAGTGATGGTATGACTGAGGAAGTATTGTTGTCTATGTCAGACTTTAATCATATTTTCAAACAAAATAGTGAAAGTAATACAGGGCTTTTAGAAATAGATTGTGTGGTTTGTTGTAAAGTAAAGGTTACAGATGAAGTGACGAGAGAAGTATTACAAGATGCATATTCTCCTCAAAAAATAATAAAATTTGACCATAAACCTATTCAATTAAATAAGACTTTAAGAAATAGTGAAGAAACGTTTATGGTTAGAGAAGGCATAAGAAATGATAATGATGATATACAAATAAAAGATATTGTAAGCGTTTGTCCGACTATGTCTATAGAAAATAGCTATATTGAAGGAAATAAAAGCATTATACAAGGAATCATAAAAGTTGAAATTTTATTTGTTCCAGTTGAAGGTTTAAAATTAGTTTATAAAATTAGTGAAGAAATTCCATTTGAACATGATATAGAAATGGATAACTTAACTGATACAGCATCTGTTTTTAATACAGCATGTATTGATAAAGTTGAGGTTGATTTGAATAGAGACCAGATAGACTTGATTATAAAAATTAAGAGATTTACTGAAGCATTAGATAAGAAAGCAGAAAACTTTATTATCAAGGGTGAAGACCAAGGTGTATATGATTTATCTAAAGCTCCTAGCATAATCGTATATATATGTAAAGAAGGAGATACTTTCTGGAACATAGCAAAAAAATACAATACAACAGAAAATGAGATTGCAGAACTTAATGATATAAAACTTGATGAACCAATTAAGCCTGGCAAGTGTCTTATTTTAGAAAAAAAAGTCGTATTAGTAGACTAA
- a CDS encoding Veg family protein has product MATVQTLDKIRVSLERHIGKKILLKANKGRKQIITKEGILEKVYPSVFVIKLDDEINGYPRVSYSYSDLLTSNVKLQVFRDQDKLQIS; this is encoded by the coding sequence GTGGCTACTGTTCAAACTCTAGACAAGATAAGAGTAAGCTTAGAGAGACATATAGGAAAGAAAATATTGTTGAAAGCTAATAAAGGAAGAAAGCAGATTATTACAAAAGAGGGTATACTAGAAAAAGTTTATCCAAGCGTGTTTGTTATAAAATTAGATGATGAAATTAATGGGTATCCTAGAGTATCTTATAGTTACTCGGACTTATTAACATCTAATGTAAAGTTGCAAGTTTTTAGAGATCAAGATAAATTACAAATAAGTTAA
- the yabG gene encoding sporulation peptidase YabG: MKVGDIVARKSHNKDIVFKIVSFGVDENNEKIAILKGIAFRVIADAYIDDLELVKAPDIKDILIDKNVENLLYKSVRKAKERQKRMTRAVPKLQLNPNTYGMPGKVLQIDGDKEYLKICLDVYAQLGIPAVGVAVSEQNQYKEVRALLEKYNPDILVITGHDAMTIKRGDIEDMSNYRNSLNFIKTVKEARKWQPNLDNLVIFAGACQSNYEKIISAGANYASSPGRIMIHALDPVFVVEKIACSRIDVVVPIDEVIEQTITGVKGIGGSETRGKFRWAMPKTILH, encoded by the coding sequence ATGAAGGTAGGAGACATTGTAGCTAGAAAGTCACATAACAAAGATATAGTATTTAAAATAGTCTCTTTTGGTGTAGATGAAAATAATGAGAAAATAGCTATACTAAAGGGAATTGCATTTAGAGTAATAGCAGATGCTTATATTGATGACTTAGAACTAGTAAAAGCACCTGATATAAAAGATATATTAATAGATAAAAATGTAGAAAATTTATTATATAAGTCAGTAAGAAAAGCTAAAGAAAGACAAAAAAGAATGACAAGAGCAGTTCCAAAACTTCAATTAAATCCTAACACATATGGAATGCCTGGAAAGGTATTACAGATAGATGGAGATAAGGAATATTTAAAAATTTGCTTGGATGTATATGCTCAACTTGGAATACCTGCAGTAGGTGTAGCCGTCTCAGAACAAAATCAGTATAAAGAAGTAAGAGCATTACTAGAAAAATATAATCCGGATATACTAGTAATAACAGGTCATGATGCAATGACAATAAAAAGAGGTGATATAGAAGATATGAGTAACTATAGAAACTCTTTAAATTTTATTAAAACAGTAAAAGAAGCACGTAAATGGCAACCAAATTTGGATAATCTTGTTATATTTGCAGGAGCATGCCAATCAAATTATGAAAAAATAATAAGTGCAGGAGCAAATTATGCAAGTTCACCTGGAAGAATAATGATACATGCTTTAGACCCTGTTTTTGTAGTGGAGAAAATTGCTTGTTCAAGAATTGATGTAGTAGTGCCTATTGATGAGGTTATAGAGCAGACTATTACAGGTGTTAAGGGTATTGGTGGTTCTGAAACAAGAGGAAAATTTAGATGGGCAATGCCAAAAACAATACTACATTAA
- a CDS encoding dipeptidase, whose translation MKFIDLHCDTIAKLMENVETSELKSNKYSVDIDRLKKGDSLAQTFALFVDTEEVKHPFDYCMSMANKFHEEMKKNSDVIALATNYEEIMKNQSEGKLTALLSIEEGAVLEGKLENLKKFYDLGVRMMTISWNHVNELSFPHNKVEYREKGLTNFGREVVHKMNELGMLVDVSHISDGGFYEIAKLSSKPIIATHSNSRAMMNHSRNLTDDMIKVLANKGGVTGINFFHLFLSDNKSESKLEDMVRHIKHIVNVGGIDVVSLGSDFDGIDSKVEIEDISQMGKLYEPLKKEGFSEDEIEKIYYKNALRVIKEVL comes from the coding sequence ATGAAATTTATTGATTTACATTGTGATACTATAGCAAAATTAATGGAAAATGTAGAAACAAGTGAACTTAAGTCTAATAAATATTCTGTTGATATAGACAGATTGAAAAAGGGGGATTCGTTAGCTCAAACATTTGCTCTTTTTGTTGATACTGAAGAAGTAAAGCATCCTTTTGATTATTGTATGAGCATGGCAAATAAATTTCATGAGGAAATGAAAAAAAATAGTGATGTAATAGCTTTAGCTACTAACTATGAAGAAATTATGAAAAACCAATCAGAAGGTAAACTTACAGCACTTTTATCTATTGAGGAAGGTGCAGTACTTGAAGGTAAACTAGAAAATTTAAAGAAATTTTACGACTTAGGGGTTAGAATGATGACAATAAGTTGGAATCATGTGAATGAATTGAGTTTTCCTCATAATAAAGTAGAATATAGAGAAAAAGGACTTACTAATTTTGGAAGAGAAGTGGTACATAAAATGAATGAATTGGGAATGCTAGTTGATGTTTCTCATATTTCAGATGGTGGATTTTATGAAATTGCAAAGCTTTCTTCTAAACCAATAATTGCTACACATTCTAATTCGAGAGCAATGATGAATCATTCTAGAAATCTAACTGATGATATGATTAAAGTATTAGCAAATAAAGGTGGAGTTACAGGTATAAATTTCTTCCATTTATTTTTAAGTGATAATAAAAGCGAAAGTAAACTTGAAGATATGGTTAGACATATAAAACACATTGTAAATGTTGGAGGAATAGATGTTGTATCTCTAGGTTCAGATTTTGATGGAATAGATTCAAAGGTTGAGATTGAAGATATATCTCAGATGGGTAAATTGTATGAACCTCTAAAAAAAGAAGGATTTAGTGAAGATGAGATAGAAAAGATATATTATAAAAATGCTTTAAGAGTGATAAAAGAAGTATTATAA
- a CDS encoding SEC-C domain-containing protein, translating to MSLYTEWRNLSDNHESQEEEVKFWEEYLKVEAGIYNEILNNKMDVVEGKVSELAEKFGTTNEFFMGFIDGISESLKEDIVLEDVETDKEVSIKIDWEKLYNNMVTVEAHWLYNLQGWEDILPADQRKEIIKSYKKSKTIVKEAKIGRNDSCPCGSGKKYKKCCGK from the coding sequence ATGAGTTTATATACTGAATGGAGAAATTTAAGTGATAATCATGAAAGTCAAGAAGAAGAGGTAAAATTTTGGGAAGAATATTTAAAAGTTGAAGCTGGAATATACAATGAAATATTAAATAATAAAATGGATGTTGTTGAAGGTAAAGTAAGCGAATTAGCTGAAAAGTTTGGAACTACTAATGAATTTTTCATGGGATTCATAGACGGAATAAGTGAAAGTTTAAAAGAAGATATAGTTTTAGAAGATGTAGAAACTGATAAAGAAGTTTCTATAAAAATAGATTGGGAAAAATTATATAACAATATGGTAACTGTTGAAGCTCATTGGTTATATAATTTACAAGGTTGGGAAGATATACTACCAGCAGACCAAAGAAAAGAAATAATAAAGTCTTATAAGAAATCTAAAACAATAGTTAAAGAAGCAAAAATAGGAAGAAACGATTCATGCCCATGTGGAAGTGGAAAAAAATATAAGAAATGTTGTGGAAAGTAA
- a CDS encoding UPF0489 family protein: MENYEYIGFHIKKPVGNNVFSYETREDKSIYVPKLISGTLNDVKLGDEVVFNEIEEGKEIKAKGLENMVEYVLGNKKIYVFDNHNHAFYFWIRSLMKNEFTKGCKLVHVDQHKDTREPDNYNVDINNMRDVFRYTNEVLNVGSFIKPALRYNVFSELIIIDSSYGFDLDIESEFVLDIDLDIFSSDMDYIPFDFKLEKIQNLIKKAKVITIATSPYFINQEYAIKVLKELFNYDII; the protein is encoded by the coding sequence ATGGAAAACTATGAATATATTGGATTTCATATAAAAAAACCAGTTGGAAATAATGTGTTTTCATATGAAACACGAGAAGATAAGAGTATATATGTTCCAAAACTTATAAGTGGAACATTGAATGATGTGAAGTTAGGTGATGAAGTAGTATTTAATGAGATTGAAGAGGGTAAAGAGATAAAAGCAAAAGGTCTGGAGAATATGGTTGAATATGTCCTGGGAAATAAAAAGATATATGTGTTTGATAATCATAACCATGCATTTTATTTTTGGATAAGGTCTCTGATGAAAAATGAGTTTACAAAGGGGTGTAAGTTAGTACATGTGGATCAGCATAAGGATACTAGAGAGCCTGATAACTATAATGTAGATATAAATAATATGAGGGATGTATTTAGATATACAAATGAAGTTTTAAATGTAGGTAGTTTTATAAAGCCAGCACTAAGATACAATGTATTTTCAGAATTAATAATAATAGATAGTTCATATGGATTTGATTTAGATATAGAGTCAGAGTTTGTTCTTGATATAGATTTAGATATATTTTCAAGCGATATGGATTATATACCATTTGATTTTAAGCTAGAGAAGATACAAAATTTAATTAAAAAAGCTAAAGTAATAACAATTGCTACAAGCCCTTACTTTATAAACCAAGAGTATGCTATAAAAGTATTAAAAGAATTGTTTAATTATGATATAATATAG
- a CDS encoding SGNH/GDSL hydrolase family protein, with product MTSYTLIDLNNSSPVFSYTQNNTSLELMYFNKWKDKSWITLGDSITRANGYQDKLKNILGFSRIDNISKNGQTMASQSKNKSTYTLGKTIDYKVYDLATIFIGTNDFRYNKKLGKIKASGSAKFDETTFTGSYQLLIEKILSSNPSIDLVLITPPQRIRDGYDINFTNEVGSKLIDYVNVIKSLGEMYSLPVLDLYSEGGISKENMSTFTRDGLHPNDVGYDRISEKMYRFLLSI from the coding sequence ATTACTTCATATACATTAATTGATTTAAATAATTCATCACCTGTATTTAGTTATACACAAAACAATACATCGTTAGAATTGATGTACTTTAACAAGTGGAAGGACAAGTCATGGATAACTCTAGGTGATAGTATAACAAGGGCTAATGGATATCAGGATAAACTTAAGAATATATTAGGGTTCTCAAGAATTGATAATATTAGTAAAAATGGTCAAACAATGGCATCCCAATCTAAAAACAAGTCAACATATACACTTGGAAAAACAATTGATTATAAAGTATACGATTTGGCGACAATTTTTATTGGAACGAATGATTTTAGGTATAATAAAAAGCTTGGAAAAATTAAAGCGAGTGGAAGTGCTAAGTTTGATGAAACTACCTTTACAGGATCATATCAGCTATTGATAGAGAAAATATTGTCATCAAATCCTAGTATAGATTTGGTTTTGATTACTCCTCCCCAAAGAATTCGTGATGGATATGATATTAACTTTACCAATGAAGTTGGAAGTAAGCTAATAGATTATGTAAATGTTATAAAATCTTTAGGTGAAATGTATTCGCTTCCTGTATTAGATTTATACTCTGAAGGCGGTATATCAAAGGAGAATATGAGTACATTTACAAGAGATGGTCTTCATCCAAATGATGTTGGATATGATCGTATATCAGAGAAAATGTATAGATTTTTATTAAGTATATAA